Within the Paenibacillus sp. AN1007 genome, the region TCCTATCCATAGCCAGTTATTTTCAGGCTGCATATGTTCAGTATACCATACTTGTGATTATCGTCACTTATGCCTCTTTATGGCATATCGTTGTTTGTCTCCTGGTTTGTATACTGCGTATGCCAAAAAGAGCCGCGAAAACGCGGCCCTACACCAAATCTCTGCTATCGTTCCTTCCTATGCCTCATCCCAAAAACGGCGCAGATTGTGCATCGCAATTTTGGAAGCGGCTTTGCATTCCTCCATGCCTTCGAACTCCACCGTGATATTTCCATCATAACCGGAGTCTTTGATCAGCTTGACGATTTTGCGAATGGGGATATCACCCTGTCCCACGATTGCACCGCGCAGGAAGTTACCACAAGTTGTGGTGAACCATTCCCCTTCTCCCGGATGCTCATCATACGGACGGAAGTAGAAGTCTTTGAAATGAATAAGCGAAGCGTACGGCAGATTTTTCATTACACCGACAATTGGATTTTCGTCTACACACATGAAGTTGCCAATATCGAGCGTCGTTTTGAAATTGGGCCGATCTACGGCGTGCAGTACCCGCTGCACCCGATCACTAGCCTGCACACTGAAACCATGATTCTCAATCGTGGTTGTCATCCCGTACTGCGCAGCATAATCCGCAATGATCTGGCTTCCTCTGACCATGAGCGGCAGATGCTGTTCAAACCAGGCAATGGTTGTGCTCTCCTTGGGCAGCCTGAATGCGGTAACGTCGTGGCGCAAATGCCTGACTCCCATCCGGTGTGCGGTATCCACATGTCTTTTGACCCGGGCCATCTCTTCTTCAAAAGTCTCTTCCGTCTCCTGCACGAAGTTGGCCGGCATCGAGTAGTTCGACAGCTCAATGCCTGCTGCTGCGGCTCGCTCCCGAATCGCATCCGCTAGCTCATGATTATCCTCCACCGTATATCCGTAGGGAACCATCTCCATGTGCTCGCCGCCGTTCGCTGCAATCCAGTCGATGACATCCAGTACCGTCATGGCTCCCGAATTCAGATCATTCAACAAACTGTACGTGCTCAGACCTACCTTCATCTGCTCCACTCCTATCGATATTGTTTGATGAACTGCACGGCTTTGCGAATGTCTTTCTCCGGTTGGTCTCCCACTTCGCGCTCAATGGTCAGATACCCTGTATAACCAATCTCCTGCAGCGCAGTGAAGTAGGCATCAAAATCAACAGCTCCCTCACCCAATGGCACTTCACGGAAAAAGGCACCGGAAGCCACCATTTCGGCGATTTTCTCATGATCCATCGGAGCGTGCCCAACAGCACCATACACGTCTCGCGGATCGACCTCTTTCAGCCGCAAACCGTCCTTCACATGGGTGTGCACGATATAATCCTTGAGCAGCTTCACTCCCTGCACCGGATCATCCCCTGTCACCATCACCATATTCGCCGGGTCAAAGTTGACGGATACCCCGTTCGTAGAGAGGGTATCCAAAAAACCTTTCAGATCCGCAGCCGTTTCCGGACCAGTCTCGATGGCAAAGTAGGCACCGACACTTTTGGCGTACTGTCCCAACTCCTCGCAAGCCGTGTGCAGTGTTTCGTATACTTCGGAAGAAGGATCATGTGGAACAATACCGATGTGCGTGGTGACAATATCTGTACCCAGATCAAGTGCCAGATCAACAATTCGTTTAGACTTTTCCACCTTCCAAGTATTGTCTTCCTTGACCTGAAAGCCATGACCACCCAGATCACCAACCAATGCCGAAATCTCAAGGCCAAGACCTTTTATATAGCTTCGGAGCTCTTTACGTGCTGCAGGAGACAGATTCTCCGGTTCCATCTCCCCCTTCACCGCATAGATCTGCACGCCTTCTGCCCCTGCATCCTTGGCTTTCAACAGCCCTTCCCGTACGCCTACGCCAAAACTGTCTACGATCACACCGATCTTATTGGTTAATTTCATGTCGTACCTCCCATGAGATTAGATGAGTTGCGCTGTGTAAATGAATAGTTCAACTTATATCGTATCAACTTGATGGCACAAGCTTTACCGACTTGATTTCATAGGGCTTAAACGTCAGTTTAAAAGTTCCATTCTCGCAAGCGAGTGGCTCAAGCTCATCTTCCAGCAGGTTAATAATGGAGGCACTCACATTTTGCTCATTCCACTGCACCTGTACTGTCTCCCGACCCCCGGTTGATTCATAGAAACGCAGTACCGTTCCTAATCCGTCCTCTGACACCTTGATCGTATCCAAAATGACATGTTCACTGTGGAAATGGAGCCAGCTGTGTTCTGAGGGTTTTACACCCGCATGTGGTTTGGATGCAGCCACCTGTACCGGATGATTGAGTTCCATCGCACGTCGTACCACATCAGCCTGACGCCAGTCTCCTGCATGCGGCAGCACCGAATATGTGAATTCATGCTGCCCTTGATCGGCATGTACATCCGGCCATTTTGGCGCTCGCAGCAAGGACAGACGGATCATGCGATCCTTAATGTCGCAGCCATACTTGCAATCATTCAGCAAACTAATACCGCTGTTGCCCTCCGAAAGATCAGCCCAGCGATGCCCGCACACCTCGAACTGTGCCCGTTCCCAACTTGTATTGTTGTGTACCGCTCGCTCCAAGGCACCAAACGGAATCTCATAGGTTGCTTTGGCTGCCACCAGATCTGCCGGGAACGCGACCTTAAGCAGCTTGTGACTCTCATTCCAGTCTACCCGAGTTTTGAAATCAACGCGCCGCTGATGATGAAATAAAATTACATCCTGGCTAATCTCGGAATCATTCAGCTGCCAGCGAAAACGCAGTACATCCTGCACAGAGCCGCGCTGCACAATCTCGCTGGAAATCAGCTGCACACCGCCCGCACGTTGAGATTCAAACCGGGGATCTATATCCCACGCATCCCAGTACGTCGGTTTGTCATGGAAAAACTGCCACTCATTCGCTCGGTCGCCCGGCTTCAACCATTCACGCTTTACAGTCTTGTCATACCATCTTGTGATCTCGCCCAAGCCGTTGAATTCAAGCAAATAGAACTCGGTTTCCCAACGATCTGGGATCGGGGTGTCGACTTCTTCTGCTACTGCTT harbors:
- a CDS encoding sugar phosphate isomerase/epimerase family protein, producing the protein MKVGLSTYSLLNDLNSGAMTVLDVIDWIAANGGEHMEMVPYGYTVEDNHELADAIRERAAAAGIELSNYSMPANFVQETEETFEEEMARVKRHVDTAHRMGVRHLRHDVTAFRLPKESTTIAWFEQHLPLMVRGSQIIADYAAQYGMTTTIENHGFSVQASDRVQRVLHAVDRPNFKTTLDIGNFMCVDENPIVGVMKNLPYASLIHFKDFYFRPYDEHPGEGEWFTTTCGNFLRGAIVGQGDIPIRKIVKLIKDSGYDGNITVEFEGMEECKAASKIAMHNLRRFWDEA
- a CDS encoding sugar phosphate isomerase/epimerase family protein — its product is MKLTNKIGVIVDSFGVGVREGLLKAKDAGAEGVQIYAVKGEMEPENLSPAARKELRSYIKGLGLEISALVGDLGGHGFQVKEDNTWKVEKSKRIVDLALDLGTDIVTTHIGIVPHDPSSEVYETLHTACEELGQYAKSVGAYFAIETGPETAADLKGFLDTLSTNGVSVNFDPANMVMVTGDDPVQGVKLLKDYIVHTHVKDGLRLKEVDPRDVYGAVGHAPMDHEKIAEMVASGAFFREVPLGEGAVDFDAYFTALQEIGYTGYLTIEREVGDQPEKDIRKAVQFIKQYR